The sequence AGTTCCTCCCCCTCCACCAGCACCGAGGACATCCTCCTGGAGCTGGTGGACGAGAGCGGGGCCACCATCGGTACGGCGGAGAAGCTCGCCGCTCACCAGCCCCCGGGCCAGTTGCACCGCGCCTTCTCCGTCTTCCTCTTCGACCGCGAGGGGCGGCTGCTGCTCCAGCGCCGCGCGCTCGGCAAGTACCACTCCCCCGGCGTCTGGTCGAACACGTGCTGCGGCCACCCCTACCCGGGCGAGGCCCCCTTCGCCGCCGCCGCGCGCCGCACCTTCGAGGAGCTGGGGGTCGCCCCCACGCTGCTCGCCGAGGCCGGCACGGTCCGCTACAACCACCCCGACCCGCTCTCCGGGCTCGTGGAGCAGGAGTACAACCACCTTTTCGTCGGGCTCTCGCCGAGCACGCTGGCGCCGGACCCCGAGGAGATCGCGGAGACCGTCTTCGTGACGCCGCGGGAACTGGCCGAGCGGCACGCGCGGGACACCTTCTCGACATGGTTCCCGACCGTGCTGGACGCGGTGCGGCCCGCGGTGCGGGAGCTGACGGGCGGTACGGCGGACTGGTGAGCCCGCCCCGCGGCGGCTCCCGCCGTCGCGGTCCGTACAACGGCGGCCCCCGCGTGCGTGGCCCGCGCCCGTGTGACCCGCGCCCGCGCGGCGCCCGGGGTCGTGACGGCGGCGGTCCTCACGTGCGCGGGGTGAGCGGCAGGGCGGCCCAGCAGACCTTTCCGCCGCCCGCCGTGTGCTCGACGTCGCAGGCGCCGCCCTCCTCGCGGACGATCTCCCGGACGAGGAGCAGCCCGCGCCCCCCGGTCTGTCCCGCGTCGGCCTCCAGCGCGGTGGGCCGGTAGGGGTGGCCGTCCTCGACGGCGACCCGTACCCAGTCCGCGCCCGCCGCGACCTCGACGGCCAGCTCGGGCGAGACGACGGCCGCGTGCCGGACCGCGTTGGTGACGAGTTCGGAGACGATGAGCAGGAGGCCCTGGGCGAGGTCGGGGGCGAGCGGAACGCCCTGGCGGCGCAGCAGGTCGCGTACGGCGTGCCTGGCCTGCGGCACGGAGACGTCGACGGCGGGGGCGGTGAAGCGCCACACCCCTTCCCAGGGCCTCGGCCCGTCGCCCCCGTTCCCTTCTGTGTCCATGTCCGGCTCGTCGTCGTCGCGTTCGGTAGTCACCACGCGCCCGAGTGTCGGCACCTCGCAGGTCCGTACCACCCCACTGACAGCAAATGGCCGGGGATCGACGGTCTTCGACCATCTTTGGCCACGCGCTGAACGATACGGGTCGCATGCTGCCCGGTCCGGATCGCCCGGTCGCCGCCCCGGTCGCCCGGGAACCCGTACCGATTTCGGGGCTTCAACTTGCCCGGTCAGCTTTCTATTCCCGTACGGATCGCACCTGGGACCGACGCGATAACTTCGCTCATCGCAGCACCGCTTGAGGTGCCAAGCGTCCACGGGCCGTTTGCCCGCCGCTTCTCCGGGCGGTTTCACTTGTCCGGACAGGAAATACGTTGAGGAGCAGCCCATGTCCCAGGTTTTCGAGCCCTTCCCGCTCGCCGGCACCACCCTGGCCAACCGCGTCGTCATGGCCCCCATGACGCGCAGCCGCGCCGACGCGGAGAGCCGTACGCCGACCGAGCTGACCGCCCTCTACTACGCGCAGCGGGCGAGCGCCGGGCTGATCGTCACCGAGGGGGTGCAGCCCTCCCCCGCGGGCCAGGGCTACCCGGCCACGCCCGGCATCCACTCCGCCGAGCAGGTCGCGGCCTGGCGCCGGGTCACCGAGGCGGTGCACGCCGAGGGCGGCGTGATCTTCCTCCAGATCATGCACACGGGCCGCATCGGCCACCCGAGCCTGACCGGGCTCACGCCCGTGGCGCCCTCGGCCGTGAGGGCCGCCGGGCAGGTGTTCACCGGCGAGGGCCCGCAGGACTTCGTGGAGCCGCGCGCACTGACCGGGGCGGAGGTCGAGGAGACGGTCGCGGACTTCGCGCGCGCGGCGCGGAACGCGATCGAGGCCGGTTTCGACGGGGTCGAGATCCACGGCGCCAACGGCTACCTGGTCCACCAGTTCCTCGCGCCCAACTCCAATGTCCGCACCGACGCGTGGGGCGGCGGTCCCGAGGGGCGCATCCGTTTCGCGGTCGAGGTCGCGAAGGCCGTGGCCGGGGCGATCGGCCCCGAGCGGGTCGGCTTCCGGATCTCGCCCGGCAACCCGTTCAACGACATCGCCGAGACCGACCCGGCGGACCTGGAGGCCACGTACACCGCCTTGGTCGACGCGCTCGCCCCGCTCGGCCTCGCCTACCTGCACCAGATGGAGGCGCCCGGGGTGCGCGAGCTGCTGCTGCGCCTGCGGAAGCAGTGGCCGGGGGCCTTCGTCCTCAACCCCTTCACGGCCGGGTCCCCCACCGGCGCCGAGAGCCTGAAGCTCGTCGAGGACGGCACGACGGACCTCCTCTCCTTCGGCGCGCTCTTCCTCGCCAACCCGGACCTCCCGGCCCGCCTGCGGGCCGGGGGCCCCTTCAACACCCCGGACCTGACGACCTTCTACGGCGGCGACGCGCGCGGCTACACGGACTACCCGCCCCTCGGCGCCTGACCGAGCGGCCGGGCGGGACCGCCTGTCGGCACACCGGGGACGCACGCTCCCCGGCCGGGCCGGTCCCTTCCCGCCCGGCCCGGCGCGCGGCGAGCGCCCGGAACGCGACGCGGCGCACGCCCCGCTCGGGCCCCATCAGCCCAGCCCCCGCCCGCGCGCCCGCTCAGTCCCTCCCGCCCGGCTCCACCCGCCGCAGCAAGCGTTCCTCCAGGCGTTCCAGGACCCGGACGCTCTCCGCCTTCTCGTCCTCGCCGAGGTCCTCGGTCAGCCAGGACTCCAGCTCGTCCCACAGCTCCTCGACCCGGCGCCGTACGCCGAGCGAGGCGACGGTGGCCTCCACGAGGACGGAGCGCCGGTCGGTCGGCGAGGGCACCCTGCGGACGAACCCGGCCTGCTCCAGGCGCCGTACGGTGCGGGTCACGGTCGCCGCCTCCGCGCCCAGGACCTCCGCGAGGTCCACCTGCCGCAGCCTGCCGCGCTCCCACAGCTCCAGCATCACGAGTTCCTGGCCCACGTGGAGCCCCACTTCGCGCAGCAACTGCCCGGCGAGCACCCGGTGCAGCCGCGCCACGCGCACCACCATCGCGCCGAGCGGCGCGCGACCCGTCCCCGCGGGCCCGCAGCCCCCCGCCACCTCACTCATCCCGCCGTCCCTCGCTCACCGCCCCAGGCCGGGCCGCCCGCACAGGACTGTACGTCCCGTCGTCGACGACGGGCCTGCGCCCGGCGCGCAACCGCGCCACGAGCGCGGCCGGGGCCTTCGCCGGGGAGCCCGCGTCGTAGGGCGGCTCGGGGTCGTACTCGGTGGCGAGCTGGACCTCCTCGGCACGGGCCCGCCCGGCGAGTTCGCCGACGAGCGCGAGGCCCATGTCGATCCCGGCCGAGACGCCTGCGGCGGTGACGTACTTGCCGTCGCGCACGACGCGCTCGGCGACCGGCTCGGCCCCGTACTCCCGGAGCACGTCGGGGAAGAGCCAGTGGGTCGTGGCGCGCCGCCCGGTCAGGAGGCCCGCCGCCGCGAGGAGCAGCGCGCCCGTGCACACCGAGGTCGTCCAGCGCGTGCGCGCGTCCGCGGCGCGCAGCCAGCCGAGGAGCGCGGGATCGGTCATGTGCGCGCTCTGCCCGGGGCCGCCGGGGACGAGCAGCAGGTCGGGCGCCGCGACGTCCTCGTACGCGTGCGTCGCGCCCAACGTCACCTCGCCGCGGTCGGCGAGGACGGGCCGGGGGCGGTCGGCGACGAAGACGGTGCGCGCCCCGGGGACGCGGCACACCATCTCGTACGGGCCGATCGCGTCGAGCGCGGTGAAGCCGTCGAAGAGGGCGAGGGCGATGAGCGGCACGGGGGCTCCCGGTTCTCGGGTGGTGCGGGTACGGCGCGACGGTACGTGCCCGGGGGCCGTCCGCGCGGCGACAACGGGAATCCCGTCCTCCCGGCCACTGCCATCACGTACCTACCAGTAGGTAACGTACGGGTATGAGCGAACCGACCCGCACCCCGCTGCCCGAGCGTGCCGCGCGCCGCTGTCACAACGCCGTCAATCCGCTGCACTCCTTCCACTACTTCTCGCCCGAACTCGCCGCCGAGATGGGCGAGGCCGGGCTCACCGACTCCTCCGCCGTCTACCTCGCCACGCGCGCCGCCGCCTTCGGCCCGGTCGGGGCCGGTGCCGTGACGGCGAGCTTCTACAACTTCTCGCCGGAACTCGTCGCCCGCCATCTGCCCGCCGCGTGGGACACGGCCGCACCCGACGTCGTGCTCGCGGCCCGGCTGCGCACCGTGGACCGCCTGCTGCGGCGGCTGCTCGGCGACGACGCCGTGGAGTCGGCCGAGATGAAGGACGCCGCGCGGCTCGCGCTCCGGGCCGCCGAGGCGTGCCGTCCCGAGGGGCGCCCGCTCTACGCGGCGCACGCCGACCTCCCCGTGCCGGAGGAGCCGCACCTCGCGTACTGGCACGCGGCGACGCTGCTGCGCGAGCACCGGGGCGACGGGCACGTGCACGTCCTGCTCCGGGCCGGGCTCGACCCGGTCGAGGCACTCGTGACGCACACCGCCACCGGACGCGGCATGGTGCCGCGCTTCGTCATCGCGAGCCGCGGCTGGCGCCGCGCCGACTGGGAGGCGGCGGCCGACCGGCTGCGGGAGCGCGGTCTGCTCGACGCGGAGGGCGAACTGACCGAGGCGGGGCAGGCCCTGCGCACCCGTGTCGAGACGGAGACGGACGCGCTCGACGAGGCCCCGTACGCGCACCTCGGCGCCGAGGACGTCGCCCGCCTCACCGAGCTCGCGACCGGCTTCACGCGCGCGGGCATCGCGGCGGGGGCCTTCCCTGCGGGGATCTTTGGCAAGGACTAGGCCCGCGCGGGGGCTTGTGATCACCGGGGGTTTAGGCGTACGGCGCGGGGCAACCCGTTCCGTACGCCGGAGAGGGGACTCCCCCGGCGACACCCCCGGAAGGAGAACACCATGTTCCGCGCCATCGCCGACGTCCTGCGACAGATCGGCTCCGCCATCGCCACCGTCGTCACGCTGCCGTTCCGCGCCGTCGCACGGCTCTTCGGCGGCGCCTCCAGCACCGCCCACCGCGCCTGAGCCCCTCGGCCCTGCCCCGCCGTCCGGGTGCCGCCTGCCAGAATGGCCCCAAGCTTCGCAAGTCAGAAGGCGGTACGGGAACGTGACGACAGCCCGCACGGGGTCCACCGAATCAGCGTCCATCGAGGGACGCATTGCCGAGGAACTCGGAGTTCAGGAGCGGCAGGTGAGGTCGGCCGTCGAGCTGCTGGACGGCGGCTCGACGGTGCCCTTCATCGCGCGCTACCGCAAGGAGGTCACGGGCACGCTCGACGACGCCCAGCTGCGGACCCTGGAGGAGCGGCTGCGCTACCTGCGGGAGCTGGAGGAGCGGCGCGCGGCGGTGCTCGACTCCGTACGGGAGCAGGGCAAGCTCACCGAGGAGGTCGAGGCCCGTATCCTCGGCGCGGACACGAAGGCGCGCCTGGAGGACGTCTACCTCCCCTTCAAGCCCAAGCGCCGCACCAAGGCGCAGATCGCCCGCGAGGCCGGGCTCGAACCCCTCGCGGAAGGGCTGCTCGCCGACCCCTCGCGGGAGCCGGCCGAGGTGGCCGCCGCCTACGTGGACGCGGACAAGGGCGTCGCGGACACGCAGGCCGCGCTCGACGGGGCCCGCGCGATCCTCTCGGAGCGCTTCGCCGAGGACGCCGACCTCATCGGGGAACTGCGCGAGCGCATGTGGACGCGCGGCAGCCTCTCCTCGACGGTCCGTGAGGGCAAGGAGGAGGCGGGCGCGAAGTTCTCCGACTACTTCGACTTCGCCGAGCCCTTCGCCAAGCTCCCCTCGCACCGCGTCCTCGCTCTCCTGCGCGGCGAGAAGGAAGAGGTCCTGGACCTCACCCTGGAGCCCGAGGAGCCGCCCGCCGAGCCGGGCACGCCCTCCTCGTACGAGGGCGTCATCGCGCACCGCTTCGGGATCGCCGACCGGGGGCGGCCCGGGGACGCGTGGCTGCGCGAGACGGTCCGCTGGGCCTGGCGCACCCGCGTCCTCGTGCACCTCGGCATCGACCTGCGCCTCCGCCTCCGTACGACGGCCGAGGACGAGGCCGTCACGGTCTTCGCGGCGAACCTGCGCGACCTGCTGCTCGCCGCGCCCGCCGGGACCCGCGCGACGCTGGGGCTCGACCCGGGCCTGCGCACGGGCGTGAAGGTCGCCGTCGTGGACGCGACGGGCAAGGTCGTCGCGACCGACACGATCTACCCGCACGCCCCGCGCAACCGCTGGGACGAATCGCTCGCGACCCTCGCCCGGCTCGCCGAGCGGCACCACGTCGACCTCGTCGCGATCGGCAACGGCACCGCCTCGCGCGAGACCGACAAGCTCGCGGGCGAACTCATCGCGGCGCACCCGGAGCTGAAGCTCACGAAGGTCGTCGTCTCGGAGGCGGGCGCCTCGGTCTACTCGGCCTCGGCCTTCGCCTCGCAGGAACTCCCCGAGCTGGACGTCTCGCTGCGCGGCGCCGTCTCCATCGCGCGCCGCCTCCAGGACCCGCTCGCCGAGCTGGTCAAGATCGACCCGAAGTCGATCGGCGTCGGCCAGTATCAGCACGACCTGTCCGAGGTGAAGCTCTCGCGCTCGCTCGACGCGGTCGTCGAGGACTGTGTCAACGGCGTCGGCGTCGACGTCAACACCGCGTCCACGCCGCTCCTGTCGCGGGTCTCCGGGGTCAGTGCCACGCTCGCCGAGAACATCGTGCGGCACCGCGACGAGAACGGCCCCTTCGGCTCCCGCGCGGAGCTGAAGAAGGTCGCGCGGCTCGGCCCCAAGGCGTACGAGCAGTGCGCGGGCTTCCTGCGCATCCGCGGCGGCAGCGACCCGCTCGACGCCTCCAGCGTGCACCCCGAGGCGTACCCGGTCGTGCGCAGGATCGCGAAGGCGACGGGCGGCGAGGTCGCCGCGCTTCTCGGCGACACGGGGACGCTGCGCTCGCTGCGCCCGGACGAGTTCGTGGACGAGACCTTCGGTCTGCCGACCGTGACGGACATCCTGCGCGAGCTGGAGAAGCCGGGGCGCGACCCGCGGCCCGCGTTCCGCACGGCGACCTTCAAGGAGGGCGTGGAGAAGCTCTCCGACCTGGAGCCGGGCATGGTCCTGGAGGGTGTCGTGACGAACGTCGCGGCCTTCGGGGCCTTCATCGACATCGGCGTCCACCAGGACGGGCTCGTGCATGTCTCGGCGCTCTCGCGGGAGTTCGTGAAGGACCCGCGCGAGGTCGTCAAGCCGGGCGACATCGTGAAGGTCAAGGTCCTCGACGTGGACCTGCCGCGCAAGCGGATCTCGCTGACGCTGCGGCTCGACGACGAGATCGGCGCGGAGCGCGGCGGACGGCGCGGCGGCGCCGGCCGCCAGGAGCGCGGACCGCGCGCCCCGCAGGGTCAGGACGCCAACGGCGGCGAGCGGCGCGGGGGCGGTCAGCGCCCGCCGCGCCAGCGCGGTGGCGGTGGCGGTGGCGGGGGCGGTACGGGGACCGCGGGCGGCGCGGCGCGTTCCGGCGGAGCGGGGCGTTCCGGCGGCTCGACGCGTTCCGGCGGTGCGGGCGGCCCCGCGCCGGTCAACTCGGCGATGGCGGACGCGCTGCGGCGCGCGGGCCTCACCGGCGGCGGCCAGAACGGCGGCCAGGGGGGCCAGGGCGGTCAGCGGCGCGGGGGGCGCTCCGGGCGCTGAGCCCGTACGACTCCCCCCGCACAAGGGATACGAGGGGGCGGCTCCCGTACGAGCCGCCCCCGTCCCCTGCCCTGCGTCTTGCCTCCAACGGCCCCTGTATGCGGCCGTGTTCGGGCAGGAGTCGACGAGTACCGCCCTCGCGCACGCACAGGCCCCGCTCGTCCCGCGTCCGGACGGCGCGACGCGCTGCCTGCCCGCCGACGTGCGCGGGCCCGGCAAGCCCGTTACCCGCACCGCCGAAGACCGCTTCTTCGACGGGCCCGGCCTCGCGGCCCCCGGGCTCGTCACGGCCACAAGGCGGGACAAAGGCGGCGCTCCCGCACGCGTCGTGCCGCGCGGCGGGCTCTCTCCAGGGGTGGGCCGGGTGTGCCGAGCACCCCGGCGGTACGGTCTTGGGCCATGACCTCACCTTCTGTCGGCATCTCGGCCCCGGTCCGCGTCCTCGGCTCGGGGGTGATCGGGCTGAGTACGGCACTGGAGCTGCGCGCCGCCGGGCACGAGGTGGAGGTGTGGGCGCAGCGGCCCGCGGCGCGGGCCACGTCGGCGGTCGCGGGCGGCCTGTGGTGGCCGTACCACATCGAGCCGGAGGAGCGGGTCGGCGCGTGGGCGCTGGAGACGCTCGCGGTGTACGAGGAGTGGGCGGCGGAGCCCGAGCAGACCGGCGTCCGGCTCGTCGAGGGCGTGCACGCGGAGACGTCGTTCGACACGCTGGGGCCGTGGGCCGGGTCCGTACGGGGTCTGCGCACGGCGACGGCGGCGGAGTCCCCGCACTCCCCCGGGCTCTTCGGCCGGCTGCCCGTCGTCGACATGCCGCACCACCTGGCCTGGCTGGAGCAGCGGCTGCGCGCGGCGGGCTGCCGCCTCCTGCCCCGTACCGCCCCCTCGCTCGCCGAAGCGGCCGACGGGGCGCGCGCCGTCGTCAACTGCACGGGCCTGGGCGCGCGTTCCCTCGTGCCCGACGAGGCGGTGCACCCGGTGCGCGGGCAGCTCGTCCTCGTCGAGAACCCCGGCGTGACGACGTGGTTCACGTCCACGGCGGGCGGGGGCGACCGTTCGGTCTACTACATACCGCAGCCGTACGGGCTGCTCCTCGGCGGCACGGCGGAGGAGCACGACTTCCGCGAGAGCCCGGACCCGGCCACGGCGGAGGCGATCGTCCGCGACTGCGCCGCGCTGCGCCCGGAGATCACCGGAGCCCGCGTCCTCGCCCACCGCGTCGGCCTGCGCCCCGCCCGCACCGGCGGCGTCCGTCTCACGGCGGAGCACTTGGCGGACGGCACACCGGTCGTGCACAACTACGGGCACGGCGGGGCGGGCGTGACGGTGGCGTGGGGGTGCGCGCGGGAGGCCGCGCGGCTCGTGACGGAGGTGCCGGGGGCCTGAGGGGGCCCGCGGTTCAGGCGCGGCCCCGCCTGGCCTCCGCGCGAGCGCGGCGCGCGTACGGGAGATAGCGGAGGCGTTCGGGCAGGGCGGGGGTCAGGAGGCGGAAGGCCGTCGCGAGACGGCGGAGGCGGCGTTCCCGCGCGGGGCTCCAGTCCAGGCCGAGGGCGGCGCGGGCGTCGGCGGGGAGGAAGCCGATCGTCAGGAAGCGGCGGGCGCGCAGGGCGAGGGGCAGCAGGAGCGGCCACAGGGCGCGCAGGGTCAGGCGCAGGGCGAGCGGGCCGCGGTCCGGGGCGGGGACGCGGGTGTCCGTGGCGAGGAGGTCGCGCACGACCGCGTTCGTCTCCACCTCCGTGGCGAGCATCCGGCGGTAGTACGGCCAGAACTCCTCCGGCGTCGCGGGCATGTCCCGCTCGCGCAGCCCGAGCAGCCGCCCGACCCGCAGCCACTCCGCGTACAGGGCGCGGTCCTGGGCCGGGGTGAGGGGGCGGACGAGGAGGGCGAGACCGCGCCGGTTGACCGGGTAGCCGGTCGCGTGCACCCACGCGTACGTCTCGGGGCGCAGCGCGTGGTAGGCACGGCCCCGGGTGTCGGTGCCGCTGATGTCGCGGTGCATCCGGCGCAGCCTCCGGCCCTCGGCGCGGGCCGCCTCGCCCCCGTAGACCCACAGCAGGAGCGAGTCGAGGGAGCGCGCGGCGCGGCCCCAGGGGTCGGTGCGGAAGACGGAGTGTGTGTCGACGCCCGCGCCGACGGCGGGGTGCGCGACCTGGAGGAGCAGCGCGGAGGGGAGCACGAGCAGCATCCGCACGTCCCCGGCGAGACTCCACAGCACCCCGCCGGGCGGGGGCGGCTCGGGCGGCGGGGCGCTGGGCGGCACGGGGCACCTCTCCTCGGGGTGGTCGGGGTGCCTCCAGTATGCGCGGGTTGCGGCGGTGACGGCCGGGGGACGGGGGTGCGGGCGGGGCCAGGGCAGGGGTGGGGGGCGGGTACGGGCAGTGACCGGAGGTGCGGGCGGGGCTCAGGCGCTCCGGGCCGCGAGGAGGGCCGCGAGTTCCGACGCGCGGTCGCGCAGTTCGGCCTCGGCGCGGACCCGGGCCGCCTCGCGGCGGGCCTGGTCGGTGTGGCGGGGGCCACCGGGCGGGGGCAGCGGGCCAGGGGCGGCGACGACGATGCCCGCGAGCGGCGCGGCGGGCGCCGCCGCGGCGGGTGCGCCCCAGCGCCCGCGCCTGCGGACGGAGAGCGCGCGGGCGAGGAGCAGGGTTGAGGCGATCAGGAGCGATCCCGCGAGGAGCAGGTGCATGTCCAAGAGCTACCCGGCACGAGCGGGTGCGCAACCCTCGGTGACGGACTGGATCTTCACAACATCGGTGAGACAGCAATAGTGTTCCACCGCACAGACGCACCGCAGCCCCCGGGGAGAAGGATCGTGGCAGTCACCCGCACCGCGCGCACGCCCGCGACGCCGGGCGCCCCCGAGCCGGAGGAGCGGCGCACGTACACGGTCGACGAGCTGGCGGCGCGCGCGGGCCTCACGGTCCGTACCGTGCGCTTCTACGCGACGCGCGGGCTGCTCCCGCCGCCCCGGATCGGGCCGCGCCGCGTCGGGCTCTACGGCCCCGGGCACCTCGCGCGCCTCGCGCTCGTCGACGACCTGCGGCGGCAGGGCCTCACGCTCGCCGCGATCGAGCGGTACGTGGCACGCCTTCCCGAGGAGACGACGGCGTACGAGCTGGCCATCCACCGCGCGATGGTCGCCTCCTGGCTGCCCGACGCGGCCGTGGAGTGCGGGCGCGCGGAGGCGGAGGAGCGGATCGGGCGGCCCCTCGGGGCGGACGAGCTGGAGCGGCTCGCGGCGATGGGGGTGCTCACGCCGGTGCCGGGGGCCGGGGAGCGGTACGTGCTCGACACCGTCCTCGTCGGGCTCGCCGTGCGCCTCCTGGACCTGCCCATGTCGCGCGAGGCGATCGCGAGCGCGCGCGAGGTGCTGCTGCGCAACGCGGCGCGGACGGCGCACGAGCTGAGCGAGGTGTTCCGGGGCGAGGTGGGGGTGCGGGAGGCGGGCGAGGCGCGGTCGCTGTCGGCGCACATGCAGCCGCTCGTGCTCCAGGCGCTGCTCACCGCTTTCCAGCGCTCGCTCAACGCGGAGCTGCGGGGAGCGTTCCCGGCGGGCGGGAGCGCGCGCGAAGGGGAGCCGGACGCGGACTGACCGGCTCCACTCCCCCGTACGGCGTCAGTCCTCGTCGGTGTACGGCTCCCCGCGCTCCGCCCGCGCCACGAGCGAGGCGGGCGGCTCGAAGCGCTCGCCGTAGCGGGCGGCGAGTTCGCGCGCGCGGGCGACGAATCCGGGCAGTCCGCCCTCGTACCCGTTGACGTACTGGAGGACGCCGCCGGTCCAGCCGGGGAAGCCGATGCCGAGGATCGAGCCGATGTTGGCCTCGGCGACGGAGCCGAGCACGTGCTCGTCGTCCAGGAGGCGCGCGGTGTCGAGCGCTTCCGAGAAGAGCATCCGCTCCTTCATGTCGCGGAACGGGATCCCGGTGCCCGGCTTCGTGAAGTGCTCGCGCAGTCCGGGCCACAGCCGCCCGCGCCTGCCGTCCTCGTACTCGTAGAAGCCCGCGCCGCCCGCGCGCCCGGGGCGCCGGAACTCGTCCACCATGCGGTCCATGACGGCGTCGGCGGGGTGTCCCGCCCATGTGCCGCCCGCCGCCTCGACGGCGGCGCGGCTCTCGTCGCGGATCTTGCGCGGCAGGGTGAGGGTGAGTTCGTCGACGAGCGACAGGACCTTCGCGGGGTAGCCGGCCTGGGCGGCGGCCTGTTCGACGGAGGCGGGCTCGACGCCCTCGGCGACCATCGCCACGCCCTCCTGGATGAACTGCCCGATGACCCGCGAGGTGAAGAAGCCGCGCGCGTCGGCGACGACGATCGGGGTCTTGTTGATCTGCCGCACGAGGTCGACCGCGTGCGCGAGGGCTTCGTCGCCGGTGCGCGCCCCCTTGATGATCTCGACGAGCGGCATGCGGTCGACGGGCGAGAAGAAGTGCAGCCCGATGAAGCCGGCCTGCCGCTCGACGCCTTCGGCGAGGGTCGTGATGGGGAGCGTGGAGGTGTTGGAGCACAGGAGCGCGTCGGGCGCGACGACGTCCTGGACCTCCTGGAAGACCCGGTGCTTGAGCGCGGTGTTCTCGAAGACGGCCTCGATGACGGTGTCGCAGCCCGCCAGGTCCTTCGCCTCGGCGGTCGGCGTGATGCGCGCGAGGAGTTCCGCCTTCTCGGCCTCGGTCCTGCGGCCCTTCGCGACGGCCTTCGTGAGCAGCTTCTCGGAGTACGCCTTGCCGCGCGCCGCCGCCTCGGGGTCGACGTCCTTGAGGACGACCTCGATGCCCGCGCGGGCGCACGCGTACGCGATGCCCGCGCCCATCATCCCGGCGCCGAGGACGGCGACCTTCGCGGCCTCGCGGCGCGGGACGTGGGCGGGGCGCGCGGCACCGGAGTTGACCTTCTGGAGGTCGAAGAAGAACGCCTGGATCATGTTCTTCGCGGTCTGGCCGGTGACGAGACCCGTGAAGTAGCGGGCCTCGATGGTCTGCGCGGTCTCGAAGTCGACCTGGGAGCCCTCGACGGCGGCGGCCATGACGGCGCGCGGGGCGGGGTAGGGAGCGCCGCCCGTCTGCTTGCGGAGGTTGGCGGGGAAGGCGGGGAGGTTCGCGGCGAACTTCGGCTGCGCGGGGGTGCCGCCGGGGATGCGGTACCCGGGGCGGTCCCAGGGCTGCGCGGACTCGGGGTGCGCGTCGATGAAGGCGCGGGCCTTGGCGAGCAGGTCGTCGCGGTCGGTGGCGAGTTCGTCGACGAGGCCCTTCTCCAGGGCGCGCCGCGGGGTGTGCTGGGTGCCCTGGAGGAGGAGGGTGAGGAGGGCGTCGGTGATGCCGAGGAGGCGCACGGAGCGGGTGACGCCGCCTCCTCCGGGGAGCAGGCCGAGGGTGACCTCGGGGAGGCCGACGCGGTAGCCGGGGGCGTCGAGCGCGACGCGGTGGTGGCTCGCGAGGGCGAGTTCGTAACCGCCGCCGAGCGCCGCCCCGTTGATCGCGGCGACGACAGGTTTGCCGAGGGTCTCGATCCGCCGCAGGGCGCTCTTGAGCGCGAGTGAGTCGGCGAGGACCCGCTCGGCGTCCTCGGGGCGGGCCGCGCGCAGGTCGTGGAGG comes from Streptomyces sp. Tu6071 and encodes:
- a CDS encoding FAD-dependent oxidoreductase, with protein sequence MTSPSVGISAPVRVLGSGVIGLSTALELRAAGHEVEVWAQRPAARATSAVAGGLWWPYHIEPEERVGAWALETLAVYEEWAAEPEQTGVRLVEGVHAETSFDTLGPWAGSVRGLRTATAAESPHSPGLFGRLPVVDMPHHLAWLEQRLRAAGCRLLPRTAPSLAEAADGARAVVNCTGLGARSLVPDEAVHPVRGQLVLVENPGVTTWFTSTAGGGDRSVYYIPQPYGLLLGGTAEEHDFRESPDPATAEAIVRDCAALRPEITGARVLAHRVGLRPARTGGVRLTAEHLADGTPVVHNYGHGGAGVTVAWGCAREAARLVTEVPGA
- a CDS encoding oxygenase MpaB family protein, which codes for MPPSAPPPEPPPPGGVLWSLAGDVRMLLVLPSALLLQVAHPAVGAGVDTHSVFRTDPWGRAARSLDSLLLWVYGGEAARAEGRRLRRMHRDISGTDTRGRAYHALRPETYAWVHATGYPVNRRGLALLVRPLTPAQDRALYAEWLRVGRLLGLRERDMPATPEEFWPYYRRMLATEVETNAVVRDLLATDTRVPAPDRGPLALRLTLRALWPLLLPLALRARRFLTIGFLPADARAALGLDWSPARERRLRRLATAFRLLTPALPERLRYLPYARRARAEARRGRA
- a CDS encoding 3-hydroxyacyl-CoA dehydrogenase NAD-binding domain-containing protein, with the protein product MSEPTPIRWERDDTGVLTLVLDDPAQSANTMNAAFRAALVATADRLEAERDSVRGIILTSAKKTFFAGGDLHDLRAARPEDAERVLADSLALKSALRRIETLGKPVVAAINGAALGGGYELALASHHRVALDAPGYRVGLPEVTLGLLPGGGGVTRSVRLLGITDALLTLLLQGTQHTPRRALEKGLVDELATDRDDLLAKARAFIDAHPESAQPWDRPGYRIPGGTPAQPKFAANLPAFPANLRKQTGGAPYPAPRAVMAAAVEGSQVDFETAQTIEARYFTGLVTGQTAKNMIQAFFFDLQKVNSGAARPAHVPRREAAKVAVLGAGMMGAGIAYACARAGIEVVLKDVDPEAAARGKAYSEKLLTKAVAKGRRTEAEKAELLARITPTAEAKDLAGCDTVIEAVFENTALKHRVFQEVQDVVAPDALLCSNTSTLPITTLAEGVERQAGFIGLHFFSPVDRMPLVEIIKGARTGDEALAHAVDLVRQINKTPIVVADARGFFTSRVIGQFIQEGVAMVAEGVEPASVEQAAAQAGYPAKVLSLVDELTLTLPRKIRDESRAAVEAAGGTWAGHPADAVMDRMVDEFRRPGRAGGAGFYEYEDGRRGRLWPGLREHFTKPGTGIPFRDMKERMLFSEALDTARLLDDEHVLGSVAEANIGSILGIGFPGWTGGVLQYVNGYEGGLPGFVARARELAARYGERFEPPASLVARAERGEPYTDED
- a CDS encoding MerR family transcriptional regulator yields the protein MAVTRTARTPATPGAPEPEERRTYTVDELAARAGLTVRTVRFYATRGLLPPPRIGPRRVGLYGPGHLARLALVDDLRRQGLTLAAIERYVARLPEETTAYELAIHRAMVASWLPDAAVECGRAEAEERIGRPLGADELERLAAMGVLTPVPGAGERYVLDTVLVGLAVRLLDLPMSREAIASAREVLLRNAARTAHELSEVFRGEVGVREAGEARSLSAHMQPLVLQALLTAFQRSLNAELRGAFPAGGSAREGEPDAD